The following proteins come from a genomic window of Gossypium raimondii isolate GPD5lz chromosome 5, ASM2569854v1, whole genome shotgun sequence:
- the LOC105767638 gene encoding uncharacterized protein LOC105767638 has product MFSSSLVSRSASSYSLIGEYVGMESCSGVGIDNQHQELCCGGGSVKDPENRGRKRKINFEREIPPPIPSLASAENQPWQSLWVLKRYYTSDGRLILREEKVRHHEYLRAHRSNGRLTLHLVMDCTHDIDHVEANEAQVQLDVKNINNDAQGGS; this is encoded by the coding sequence ATGTTTAGTTCAAGCCTTGTTTCAAGATCAGCTTCTTCCTATTCTTTGATCGGTGAATACGTTGGCATGGAGAGTTGCTCTGGTGTCGGCATTGATAACCAACACCAAGAGCTTTGCTGCGGAGGTGGCAGTGTTAAGGATCCAGAAAATCGGGGTAGGAAGAGGAAGATTAATTTTGAGAGGGAAATTCCGCCGCCGATACCCTCGCTTGCTAGCGCCGAGAATCAGCCGTGGCAGTCGCTTTGGGTGCTTAAAAGGTATTATACTAGCGACGGACGGTTGATTCTCAGGGAAGAAAAAGTGAGACACCATGAATATTTACGAGCTCATCGATCCAATGGTCGTTTAACGTTGCATCTCGTGATGGATTGCACCCACGACATTGATCATGTAGAAGCAAACGAGGCTCAAGTTCAACTCGatgttaaaaacattaataacgATGCCCAAGGTGGTTCATAA